Proteins co-encoded in one Syntrophorhabdaceae bacterium genomic window:
- a CDS encoding flagellar FliJ family protein: protein MLKYKIDKIIELKETMIRGKEREIEDAALEVKGIVLNIRMTEETIHKSHNGLGAVPMKGSDFSVLKDYLSYLEKRKDTLIEEKEDREKKISSLRSQLFELAKEKKMFEKLKSRITASLRKSFNRRQQKLLDDIALRIDTQLH, encoded by the coding sequence ATGCTGAAATACAAGATTGATAAGATTATCGAGCTGAAAGAGACGATGATACGGGGTAAGGAGAGGGAGATCGAGGATGCTGCCCTTGAAGTGAAAGGGATTGTTCTCAACATACGTATGACCGAAGAGACTATCCATAAAAGCCACAATGGTCTTGGCGCGGTGCCGATGAAAGGAAGTGATTTTTCTGTTCTGAAGGATTACCTCAGTTACCTGGAAAAGAGAAAAGATACTTTGATAGAGGAGAAAGAAGACAGGGAAAAAAAGATCAGCAGTTTAAGGTCACAGCTTTTTGAGTTGGCGAAAGAGAAAAAGATGTTTGAAAAACTGAAATCCAGGATAACAGCAAGCCTCAGGAAATCCTTCAATAGAAGGCAGCAGAAGC